A stretch of the Fibrobacter succinogenes genome encodes the following:
- a CDS encoding tape measure protein, with protein sequence MVIEELFTRLGFQVDPKGIDKAKDALGSFKKWVGGLALGAGLISLAKTGVEAAMTMEGLNAQFTVMTGSAEKARDVIAQIADFAAHTPFDKLGLSSAAKTLMAFGLESEKVVPTLKMLGDVAGADQNKLNGLALVFGQIQSTGKLMGQDLLQLINQGFNPLTEISKQTGISVADLKDKMSQGAISADMVTLAFKSATSEGGLFYGNLESQSQTLQGRISTLKDNFVTALQNMAEAFLPLLKNGVDMLVAYDWTPIVETVKSFGNALTSIPFETVLTWVRRLSIAVIAFATRDLQRTLVTSFARAAEAGMTAFSNLTLSFTSFKGIAVGGIKSIGIAMKTALGPIGIALVAIEGFVAAYNWLEGKSREKATEEQRESARRYIAQNVAKGQKTREQVVSEVVVQQEGMKAMAKKLQERAAMGGEEGKEASKELESLQMNIRKRESFVNALKDVYKEKTGMEFEVKAGVVKSPLSGSSDLAKQIAEMTKALNESSKSTKKNTKAVEDNTRKFNISDISRQAFDAAFNTKLKEAFITTI encoded by the coding sequence ATGGTTATCGAGGAACTATTTACACGGCTCGGCTTTCAGGTAGACCCGAAGGGAATCGACAAGGCGAAGGACGCGCTTGGTAGTTTCAAGAAGTGGGTCGGCGGTCTCGCTCTAGGCGCTGGCCTGATTTCTCTTGCAAAGACGGGCGTAGAAGCAGCAATGACGATGGAAGGGCTAAACGCCCAATTTACCGTCATGACCGGGAGCGCTGAAAAGGCGCGTGACGTAATCGCACAGATTGCGGACTTTGCGGCACATACTCCGTTCGACAAGCTCGGTCTTTCAAGTGCAGCAAAGACGTTGATGGCGTTCGGCCTTGAATCCGAAAAGGTGGTCCCGACGCTAAAGATGCTCGGTGACGTTGCTGGTGCGGATCAGAACAAGCTAAACGGTCTCGCTCTCGTTTTCGGGCAAATTCAGAGCACGGGCAAGCTGATGGGGCAGGACTTGCTCCAGCTCATCAACCAGGGCTTCAACCCTCTTACGGAAATATCGAAGCAGACCGGCATTTCTGTAGCCGACCTCAAGGACAAGATGTCGCAGGGCGCAATTAGCGCCGACATGGTGACGCTCGCATTCAAGAGCGCCACAAGCGAGGGTGGCCTGTTCTACGGCAACCTCGAATCACAGAGCCAGACCTTGCAGGGCCGCATTTCGACGCTAAAGGACAACTTTGTTACGGCGTTGCAGAACATGGCGGAGGCGTTCCTTCCGCTGCTAAAGAACGGCGTCGATATGCTTGTTGCGTATGATTGGACGCCCATTGTCGAAACGGTAAAATCCTTCGGCAACGCCTTGACTTCAATTCCGTTCGAGACCGTCCTTACATGGGTTAGGCGTCTTTCTATCGCCGTGATAGCATTTGCGACAAGGGATTTGCAGAGGACCTTGGTAACGTCTTTTGCAAGGGCGGCAGAAGCCGGAATGACGGCTTTCAGCAATCTTACTTTGTCTTTTACAAGTTTCAAGGGCATTGCCGTTGGCGGTATAAAGTCTATCGGAATCGCCATGAAAACGGCACTAGGCCCGATCGGTATTGCGTTGGTCGCTATAGAAGGCTTTGTAGCTGCGTACAACTGGCTTGAAGGAAAGTCTAGGGAAAAGGCAACGGAGGAACAACGGGAATCCGCAAGACGCTATATAGCGCAGAACGTAGCCAAGGGACAAAAGACACGCGAACAGGTTGTTAGCGAAGTTGTAGTCCAGCAGGAAGGAATGAAGGCTATGGCTAAGAAACTGCAGGAGCGTGCCGCTATGGGCGGCGAGGAAGGAAAAGAAGCGTCCAAGGAACTTGAGTCTTTACAGATGAACATCCGTAAACGAGAATCCTTTGTAAACGCATTGAAGGATGTTTACAAGGAAAAGACAGGCATGGAGTTTGAAGTAAAGGCTGGTGTAGTCAAGTCTCCGTTATCCGGCAGTTCCGACTTGGCGAAGCAAATCGCCGAAATGACGAAGGCGCTAAACGAAAGTTCTAAATCGACGAAAAAGAACACGAAGGCGGTCGAGGACAACACGCGCAAGTTCAACATTAGCGATATTTCCCGACAGGCTTTCGATGCCGCATTCAATACAAAGCTCAAGGAAGCCTTCATAACTACAATCTAG